Sequence from the Thermocoleostomius sinensis A174 genome:
ACTGAATCAAGCGTCGCCGAAGGAGCATATCGATGGCTGTGATACAGGGAAGCAAACTGAGGTTGATGGTGGTTGATGATGAATCAGATAACCTGGATTTGCTCTATCGCACATTTCGGCGAGAATTCGAGGTATTTAGGGCTGATAGTGGTATCAAAGCCCTGCAAATCCTAGAGCAAGAAGGAGAAATGGGCATCATTATTTCAGACCAACGGATGCCTCGCATGAATGGGACTGAGTTTCTTAGCCGTACCGTTCAGCTTTATCCTGATACCATTCGCATTTTGCTGACTGGGTATACCGATGTCGAAGATTTGGTGGGCGCAATTAACCAAGGCAAAGTGTTTAAGTACATCACCAAGCCGTGGAATCCTCAAGAATTGGAGACGATCGTGCGGCAGGCGGCCGAAACCTATCAGGTGGTGAAGCAACGCACCAGTGAATTACACCGAATTCTGCGACGAGAATCAATCTTTAATGCTGTTACAACTGCTATTCGTAGGTCGTTGGACTATCACAGTATGTTGAAAACGGTGGTCAATACGATCGGACACACCTTTAAAGCAGATGCTTGTGTGCTGTATCCCCTAGAAGCAACCGCTAAGATTGAGTTACCCTTAAAGCCATATATTTATACAGCAACGCCTGCATCAGATTGTCCGATTCTTTTCCCTATCAACTTTGACAGTTCTCATTCAAGGTCTCACTCGCCCTCAGAGAAAGTTGGTGTGGCAACTGATATGGCAGAGGACCATTCTCTGTCCAAGCAAATTCACTTAGATCAGCTTTTCGACGATCGACAAATTCAATGGCTTGAACCTGATGTTCATTATCCCTACAGGCGACTGGTTCTGCCATTAATCTACCAACAAGAAAACCTGGCGGTGCTGGTGCTTTATCAACGTGAACAAGCTCAGGTTTGGTCTGACGATGAGGTGTATTTGATTCAACAGGTGACGGAACAAGCTGCCCTAGCTGTATCGCAAGCCAAGCTCTATCAACGCACGCAACAACAAACCGAGCAAATGCGTGCCGAACTGGCGGTGGCTCGTCAAATTCAAATGAATTTGCTGCGGCAGTGTTGGTCTACTTCGTCCACGGTACGAATACAAGCCCAGTGTCAGCCAGCGCGAGAAGTGGGCGGAGATTTCTTTGAGGTGTATGTTCACCCCCAAGGAGATGTGTGGATTGCGGTTGGCGATGTGTCGGGTAAAGGAGTGCCAGCAGCGCTGTTTATGGCCAGTGCCATTTCTCTGCTGCGGCGTGAACTGGCGCAAGAACATCCGCCTGATCCTCACCTGATTTTACAAAACATGAATACCAGTCTGTCAGAGGATTTGGTAGGAAGCAATTGTTTTATCACAATCGTCCTAGCACGCTACAGTCCCAATCGGCGCGAATTAGTGTATGCCAATGCTGGACATATTTATCCATTGGTGTGGTCTCGTAAACTACTCTCTGGTTTAAGGACAACGAACATAGAGCAGGTCACATCCGATTATCTAGATTCAACTCATCTTGAACCTCACTACCTCAAGGTGCGCGGGGTTCCTTTGGGTATCCTTCCAGTGTGGCAAGCCGCTTCCGGTCATCTCACCCTAGCCCCAGGGGAAATTTTGCTGATGACCAGTGACGGCATTACCGAAGCGACCATCATAAATTCTACTTCTGGCTCCCACAATTTCATGCTTCAGCAAACTGGATTATGGAATCTATTGTCGCAACAACAAGGGGAATTGAATCTGGGTGAGTTGCTAGCTCAAATTCAAGCTCATACGCCCTATCAGGAAGACGACCAAACTATCCTTTCTCTGGAGGTTCTGTAGTTAATGAAAACGGAGCTACACATTCCAAGTGATTTGAAGTTTTTGACGATCGTAGAAAATTGGTTATTAGGATCTTTAGAACTTGAGCTTCATGATCAAGTTGAGTGGGCGCGGCAATCGAATCGGTTGCGATTAGTGTTAGTTGAAGCCTATTCCAACGTGGTACGTCATGCTCACCGCGAACAGCCAAACCTACCCGTTCTAATTCGCATGGAACTCAAAGATCGTGATCTTCAACTAGAAATTTGGGATTATGGCAGCGGGTTCGATTTGTCTACCTACTTGCCGCCTGAGCCTGACAATCAGCAAGAGGGGGGATATGGGTGGTTAATTCTAAATCGCCTGATGGATCGGGTGGAATATCGGTTGCAAATTAATGGAAAGAACTGTTTGGTGATGCAAACCACACTGCCGGATTTACCCGCTGAACCTATGATTCCAGAAGGCTGACCGACCATCAATCACTAAAAATCTTGAGCAATGCCGCCAACGCTAGTGTTGGGATAGTAATTAGCCAAAATTTGCTTGTAGGTGTAACCCTGTTCGGCTAGCCCAAGTGCTCCTAATTGACTCATGCCTTGTCCCTGAAATGCTTCTTTTACAATGTCATCGGATGCAGCGTAAAGCGACTCTACCACCTCACCTCGGTAGCTGACAAATTCTCCAGCGGTCGCATCCACAGCTTGACGAATGCGATCGTCTTCTCGATTTGTGCCGCTATATACCTGAAAGTATTCATCGTCTCCCAAATCATACAGAGTATTCACTGGTTCAAAATAATACGTCAAGGCATAGGAACGAGCAGCAACGGCTTGGGCTTTAAGTGCTTCTACATTCCAGTTGGCAGAAACTTCGCTAGCTACCACACTGTAAAGGTAATTCCGCAAACTCACAACATTGACCACCCACAGTCGCCCGTTCTCTACTGCCAGCAGCAAGCGACCCCGATAAGGTCGATCGCCTAGATAAAACAGCGATCCAACTGGCGGTTCAATCCAGATTAATGATGGCAAAGCAGAACCGTTAAATGAAATCGAGCTACCATCGGCTTGGGCAGTATAACTTGTACCGGGCGATAAGGTATCGAGCCTATTGCCGTCCCCATCGAGTAGCAACGCCTCGTTCGATACGCCCACGGTTGCAGAGGAAACATTTACCTCGATCGCTACTTTCATCTCTACCAACGAGTCCACTGTGGGAATAGACGCTTCTAGCTCAGCAATGGCTTGCTGTTGAGCCGCTTGCTGTTCTTGGGTCAGGGTTGGTTCGGGTGCTTGCTCTATCTGTTGTTTTCCGGTGGTGGCTCGCTTGGCGGTTGGACTGGGCGATGCGGCAGGGGGAGCAGCGAGGCGAGGCGAAGGCGAGGAAGACAGGCTAGTAACCCTGGCGATTGGGGAAGGCGCGGAGATTGGTACCGAGGGGGCTGCTGATTCAAACTGCGCAAACTGTGCAATCAGCCGATGGCTAACTCCCAGCAACAGCACGAACCCTAGAGACATTCCACTAAGCAATAGCCATCGCCGCGATCGGGTCAGCCGTTCGAACCGACTTAGCGGGATTAGTTTCGGAAGATGCCATTTGCGAAAAAATGCTTTACGAGAATCTTGTCCAGCCATACCCAACCGCAATTCATATTTATTCACTGATTCGATTTTAGGCATTGCTGAATCGAGATCTGATTCTAACCGACCCCCTCATCCTAGCCCGGCCCCCAACACGGCGAGGGAACTCGCGCTCCGGCTCTCTGCTTCTTTGGGAGAAGGGTGGGGGATGAGGACAACTCCTGCGTGAATTCAGCAACGCCCGATTTTATTCTGGCGCGATCGCCCTCAAACTCGACCAATCACTCGCTCAATTTGCAGGACTAATAGTAAACCTTGTTATCCAACTATTTTGCCAACGAAGAAGTTGATCTAGAATAAAGGTATCTCCATTTATTGTCTTCTGCATGGGAGAATTTTCCGGAATATTGCGCCAACAAGTCTTAGCCTGGTTAGCTGACAATGTTCCCGAATCCCGCATCAAGCATGTTCTGAGAGTCGAACAGATGGCTATTTCACTAGCTCAGATACATGAGTTAGATGTGGGTAAGGCGGCTCAGTCTGGGTTGATGCATGACCTCGCCAAGTATTTCAAACCGCAGCAGCTTCTAGAGATTGCACATCGGGAAGGCTGGACACTAGATCCTGTTGACGAACTGAATCCACACTTACTTCATGCCGATGTCAGTGCAGTTGTGGCACGAGACATTTTTGGAGTAGAAGATCAAGAAATATTAATGGCGATTGCAAATCACACCTTGGGTAGACCCGCCATGGGTCCTCTAAGTTGTGTCATATTCTTGTCTGACAGTTTAGAGCCTGGACGCGGTGATACACCAGAACTGAATACGCTGCGACGAGTAGCAGAACGTAATCTATTCCAGGCAGTTTGGATGAATTGTGACTATACGCTCAAATATTTAATTGAAAGTCGTCGATTAGTGCATCCCCGAGTGCTGTTAACCCGCAATTGGTTTTTGCAACACAGTCCGTTTTTGCCTCTAAAGAGGTCTTCTAACATGCTCCCTACGCAGGCTCACGCTTCATGAATCATTGCTGCACAGATACTATTGCAATTTTTGATTTGATTGTTTGTGCTGAAGCTCTTAACCGACGCGATCGGTTCTGTCCGTGGTCAGATAAGAAGCGATTGATAGCTCAATTAGCTTCTAGCTGGTCTCTTCTGCCCGTTGTTGAACTCATTAGGAGTCTTTAATTTTTGATGCTAAGTTCCTCTTACATTCACTCAAACTCGCACCCGGTGGCGGCCAATTCATCCAACGCAACCTCTACTTCAGACGACGACAGCAGCTACTTGCTAGCCCAGACGATTGCCCAAGCCGCCGACGATCGTAAAGGTGGTGATATTGTTCTGCTAAAAGTGGCTGATGTGTCGTACCTCGCTGACTATTTTGTGGTGGTGACAGGCTTCTCAAATGTGCAAGTGCGAGCGATCGCCAACTCCATTGAAGATCGGGTTGAAGAGGAATGGCAGCGCCGTCCGTTACGCACCGAAGGACAGATGGAAGGCAGTTGGGTGTTGATGGATTATGGCGATGTCATTGTTCATATTTTTCTGCCCAAGGAACGTGAGTTCTATAGCCTAGAATCCTTCTGGGGTCATGCTGAGCAAGTTCATTTCTCTCTATCCACTTCACCGTAGATTCGGTAAAGTAAAAGCATCTAGACCACAGCTAGGTGTGTTAACATGCCCTCTGCCCCTGTTTGTCCAGTGCCCATTGAGCAGCAGCCCATCAACGAATATCAAGAGTTAAAAGAGTCTTGGTTCTTTCGATGGGCGACATTGGATCTATGGGCATATTTGAAACCTGTATTCGTTCTGTGGAGCGTGAGTTGGATTGTTTCGGGCCCAGTAGCAGCAGCTAGCTTCTCGTTGACTAAACATCCAACTCAGTTTGTTCTCCTAGGAGCCGCTGGAGCACTGGTTTTGCCAACCTTAGCGTTGTTGCGGCTATATTTGGGGTGGGTGTATGTATGTAATCGTCTGTTTCAACCAACTGTCCCTTATGAGGAGTCAGGCTGGTATGATGGGCAAGTTTGGACGAAACCCGATGATGTACTACAGCGCGATCAACTGATCGTGACGTACCAAATTCGATCGATTCTCAAGCGGTTGCAGTTAACCTTCGCCGCGATCGCGCTTCTTTACCTGCTAGGTAGCGGTATTTGGCAACTTTTATGAAGGATAGATGAAGAATATATGAATGCTGGGAGAAAGATGGATAAAGCCCTAGCCTTTAGGTTTTAGCCTTTTGAGGGATTGCTACAGATACACGAACTATGGCACGGCTGACGCATGACTAGGGGAAAACGCACGATTCATACCGCAGAACTGCAAGTACGGTTACTGCGCGAGGGCATCATTGAATCAACACACCGCGTTCAGGCAGTGGTGGCTGATAATCGAGGACGCGCATTGTCGGTCGCCGGTAGCCCTGAAACCGCTACATTTGTTCGATCGGCATTGAAGCCCTTCCAAGCTCTGACTGTTGCTAGTAGCGGCGCGCTAGAACGCTATAGCCTGACCGATCGCGACTTGGCCATTATTTGCAGTTCCCATCAAGGCACGGTGGAGCAGGCCCGGCAAGTCTTTAATATCCTTTGGCGCTGTGATGTCGATCCCTCGGCCTTACAGTGTCCCATTCCTCCGGGTCGGCGCAGTCGCTTAGAGCACAATTGTTCGGGCAAACATGCGGGAATGCTGGCAGTATGTCGGCAACTGAATTATCCGTTGTCTAACTACACCCAGCGAAATCATCCGGTACAGCGCTTGATTTTGGGCAAAATTGCTGAGTTACTGCGGATGCCCTCGGAAGAAATTATTTATGCCCATGACGATTGCGGCGCACCGACCTACTTTATGCAGTTGGTGCAGACGGCCACACTTTATGCGCTGTTGGCGTCGGGTGATAACTTGGACATGGAGCGGATTGTGCGGGCTATGACCCACCACCCGGTGATGGTGTCGGGAGAAGGCCAGTTTGATACGGAACTTATGCGTTTGACGACTGGCGAACTAGTAAGTAAAGCGGGGTCGGAAGGAATTCAGTGCATAGCGCGAGTTGGAGAAGGCTTGGGGCTGGCGATTAAGGTGGAAGACGGAGCCAAACGTGCCAAACATGCTGTCGCCATTCACATTCTCAAGCAAATGGGCTGGATTACGCCAGCGATCGCTGAAACCTTGACTGAAACTTACATGACCCTAGGTAACTTCAAACGACTGGAGGTAGTGGGTGATCTGTCGTTGCCTTAATCACAGGGCGAATCCTGACTGACCAATCTTTTTTCCTTATCCCTCAATTCCTTCTCCCACAAGGGGCAAAGGGACATCAAAGCAAACCCCGGAGCGAAAGCTTCTCTCCGGTTCGGGATGAGGACGATTCGAGTTTTGTCCAGTCAATCGGGCGTCGTGGCTATAGCGATCGCTCGGTTCTAGCAATATTGAAGCCCGCCCTTAACCGAACTTAGCAGTGTAAGCTTTTCTAAGGTGTTTGCAATGAACCGAAGATGGCGACAATTAACGACAATTATCTCAAACTCAAGGCTGGTTATCTCTTTCCCGAAATTGCTCGACGAGTGAGTGCATTTGCAGAGGCCAACCCCGATGCCAACATCATTCGGCTTGGCATTGGCGACGTAACAGAACCCCTGCCCGAAGCCTGTCGCATAGCCATGATTCAAGCAGTTGAAGAAATGGGCGATCGATCAACCTTCAAAGGCTATGGGCCGGAACAAGGCTACGCTTGGCTGCGAGAGAAAATTGCGACTCATGATTTTCAAGCGCGGGGCTGTTCGGTGGATGCGTCAGAGATTTTTATCTCGGATGGGTCTAAGTGTGATACGGGTAATATTCTCGATATTTTTGGTAAGGATAATACGATCGCTGTCACCGACCCAGTTTATCCTGTATATGTCGATACAAACGTCATGGCTGGGCATACAGGCGAGGTCAATGATAGAGGAGAATATGGTGGCTTAGTGTATTTACCGATCACGGCTGAAAATGATTTCACGGCTGAAATTCCCTCTCAAAAGGTGGATTTAATCTACTTATGTTTTCCTAACAACCCCACTGGCGCAACCGCGACAAAAGCGCATCTACAAGCCTGGGTCGAGTATGCCAAAGCCCACGGCTCTATCATTTTCTTTGATGCTGCCTATGAAGCATTCATTACCGACCCAGACCTGCCGCATTCTATTTACGAAATTGAGGGAGCGCGAGACTGTGCGATCGAGTTCCGCTCTTTCTCAAAAAATGCAGGCTTTACTGGAACTCGTTGTGCACTGACAGTGGTGCCCAAAACCCTAAAAGCCAAAGCGGCTGATGGCACAGATGTAGAGCTATGGAAGCTGTGGAATCGCCGCCAATCTACCAAGTTCAACGGCGTGTCCTATATTGTGCAGCGCGGAGCCGAGGCTGTTTATAGCGATGCTGGACAAGCCCAAGTTCGCGATCTGGTCAATTTCTACATGGACAATGCCAAAATTATTCGCCAACAACTGACGGCTGCCGGAATTGCTGTTTATGGTGGTGTCAATGCGCCCTATGTCTGGGTGAAAACGCCGCACGGACTGTCTAGTTGGGATTTCTTCGACAAATTGCTGCACACCTGCCACGTAGTA
This genomic interval carries:
- a CDS encoding SpoIIE family protein phosphatase; the encoded protein is MAVIQGSKLRLMVVDDESDNLDLLYRTFRREFEVFRADSGIKALQILEQEGEMGIIISDQRMPRMNGTEFLSRTVQLYPDTIRILLTGYTDVEDLVGAINQGKVFKYITKPWNPQELETIVRQAAETYQVVKQRTSELHRILRRESIFNAVTTAIRRSLDYHSMLKTVVNTIGHTFKADACVLYPLEATAKIELPLKPYIYTATPASDCPILFPINFDSSHSRSHSPSEKVGVATDMAEDHSLSKQIHLDQLFDDRQIQWLEPDVHYPYRRLVLPLIYQQENLAVLVLYQREQAQVWSDDEVYLIQQVTEQAALAVSQAKLYQRTQQQTEQMRAELAVARQIQMNLLRQCWSTSSTVRIQAQCQPAREVGGDFFEVYVHPQGDVWIAVGDVSGKGVPAALFMASAISLLRRELAQEHPPDPHLILQNMNTSLSEDLVGSNCFITIVLARYSPNRRELVYANAGHIYPLVWSRKLLSGLRTTNIEQVTSDYLDSTHLEPHYLKVRGVPLGILPVWQAASGHLTLAPGEILLMTSDGITEATIINSTSGSHNFMLQQTGLWNLLSQQQGELNLGELLAQIQAHTPYQEDDQTILSLEVL
- a CDS encoding ATP-binding protein; the protein is MKTELHIPSDLKFLTIVENWLLGSLELELHDQVEWARQSNRLRLVLVEAYSNVVRHAHREQPNLPVLIRMELKDRDLQLEIWDYGSGFDLSTYLPPEPDNQQEGGYGWLILNRLMDRVEYRLQINGKNCLVMQTTLPDLPAEPMIPEG
- a CDS encoding SpoIID/LytB domain-containing protein — translated: MPKIESVNKYELRLGMAGQDSRKAFFRKWHLPKLIPLSRFERLTRSRRWLLLSGMSLGFVLLLGVSHRLIAQFAQFESAAPSVPISAPSPIARVTSLSSSPSPRLAAPPAASPSPTAKRATTGKQQIEQAPEPTLTQEQQAAQQQAIAELEASIPTVDSLVEMKVAIEVNVSSATVGVSNEALLLDGDGNRLDTLSPGTSYTAQADGSSISFNGSALPSLIWIEPPVGSLFYLGDRPYRGRLLLAVENGRLWVVNVVSLRNYLYSVVASEVSANWNVEALKAQAVAARSYALTYYFEPVNTLYDLGDDEYFQVYSGTNREDDRIRQAVDATAGEFVSYRGEVVESLYAASDDIVKEAFQGQGMSQLGALGLAEQGYTYKQILANYYPNTSVGGIAQDF
- the yqeK gene encoding bis(5'-nucleosyl)-tetraphosphatase (symmetrical) YqeK — its product is MRQQVLAWLADNVPESRIKHVLRVEQMAISLAQIHELDVGKAAQSGLMHDLAKYFKPQQLLEIAHREGWTLDPVDELNPHLLHADVSAVVARDIFGVEDQEILMAIANHTLGRPAMGPLSCVIFLSDSLEPGRGDTPELNTLRRVAERNLFQAVWMNCDYTLKYLIESRRLVHPRVLLTRNWFLQHSPFLPLKRSSNMLPTQAHAS
- the rsfS gene encoding ribosome silencing factor — its product is MLSSSYIHSNSHPVAANSSNATSTSDDDSSYLLAQTIAQAADDRKGGDIVLLKVADVSYLADYFVVVTGFSNVQVRAIANSIEDRVEEEWQRRPLRTEGQMEGSWVLMDYGDVIVHIFLPKEREFYSLESFWGHAEQVHFSLSTSP
- a CDS encoding CGLD27 family protein; this translates as MPSAPVCPVPIEQQPINEYQELKESWFFRWATLDLWAYLKPVFVLWSVSWIVSGPVAAASFSLTKHPTQFVLLGAAGALVLPTLALLRLYLGWVYVCNRLFQPTVPYEESGWYDGQVWTKPDDVLQRDQLIVTYQIRSILKRLQLTFAAIALLYLLGSGIWQLL
- a CDS encoding asparaginase, which translates into the protein MTRGKRTIHTAELQVRLLREGIIESTHRVQAVVADNRGRALSVAGSPETATFVRSALKPFQALTVASSGALERYSLTDRDLAIICSSHQGTVEQARQVFNILWRCDVDPSALQCPIPPGRRSRLEHNCSGKHAGMLAVCRQLNYPLSNYTQRNHPVQRLILGKIAELLRMPSEEIIYAHDDCGAPTYFMQLVQTATLYALLASGDNLDMERIVRAMTHHPVMVSGEGQFDTELMRLTTGELVSKAGSEGIQCIARVGEGLGLAIKVEDGAKRAKHAVAIHILKQMGWITPAIAETLTETYMTLGNFKRLEVVGDLSLP
- a CDS encoding LL-diaminopimelate aminotransferase produces the protein MATINDNYLKLKAGYLFPEIARRVSAFAEANPDANIIRLGIGDVTEPLPEACRIAMIQAVEEMGDRSTFKGYGPEQGYAWLREKIATHDFQARGCSVDASEIFISDGSKCDTGNILDIFGKDNTIAVTDPVYPVYVDTNVMAGHTGEVNDRGEYGGLVYLPITAENDFTAEIPSQKVDLIYLCFPNNPTGATATKAHLQAWVEYAKAHGSIIFFDAAYEAFITDPDLPHSIYEIEGARDCAIEFRSFSKNAGFTGTRCALTVVPKTLKAKAADGTDVELWKLWNRRQSTKFNGVSYIVQRGAEAVYSDAGQAQVRDLVNFYMDNAKIIRQQLTAAGIAVYGGVNAPYVWVKTPHGLSSWDFFDKLLHTCHVVGTPGSGFGAAGEGYFRISAFNSRDNVEAAMQRITDKFKA